A region of the Desulfovibrio desulfuricans genome:
AAATTAGTTTTCAGAAAAAAAAGGGGCATTTTTACCATTTGGTGGTATCCATACTTCATCAATCAAGGTACGACAACTCACCACAGTATATCTTGCCCGCATTGCACAAACATCTTGACAATTTTTTTTCACCAAGATAATGAAACTCATTCAAAGCGGCTGGCGTTCGCGCCACTGCTACATCCTGATGCGGAACGCAGTTCCTGCGGGGTGGCCTGAATGGGCCCCCTTTTTTTTGTCCTTGTGACAGGGCAAACCCGCCAGGCAAGCGCATTTTCAGCGCAAAGGAATGCTCTAAGAAACGAATGACCGACGACGTACTCAAAGAAACCATCACCAGTTTGGCCGAGCCCCTCGCAACATCGCTGGGCCTGGTTATCTGGGGAGTGGAAATCGTCCGCGCCGGGCGCACAGTGGTTCGGCTCTTTGTAGACGTGCCGTTTTCTGAAGAAACCGGCACCCAGCCCGCCCCCGCCGACACCGACGACATTGATGCGCCAGCCCTGGTCGCACTTTCTGCCACCCTTGAGCAGTGCGAGCACATCTCGCGCCACATTGGCCTCGCCCTTGAGGTGGAAGATACCATTCCCGAGGCGTACGTGCTGGAGGTTTCCACCCCCGGCCTGACGCGACTTTTCTTCAGCCTTGACCAGATGCGCCATTATATTGGCGATGTGGTGGAAGCCCGTCTGCTCAGGGCCGTTGCCATCAACGAGGATGCGCCCGAAGGGCCCAACCCCTCCCACGGCGGCCCCCGCCGCCTGTGGCGCGGCGCCCTGCTTTCCGTTGAAGAGAATGCGTTCACCCTGGCGCCAGCCACCATCTCGCCCGAGGGCGAGGTGACACCCGAAAACCTGCCGCCGGTCAGCATCCCCTGGGATGCCGTGCGCAGGGCAAGCCGCATGTATATTTTCAGGCAGCCGCAAAAGCCTGGCAAGGGCCGCGCCAAAGCGCCCGCCGCCAAGACTGCGACCAAGCCCCGCAAGGAAAAGAAAACAAAATCCAGTGGTTCTGAAGAGAACCAGTAAAACCTGA
Encoded here:
- a CDS encoding ribosome maturation factor RimP; the protein is MTDDVLKETITSLAEPLATSLGLVIWGVEIVRAGRTVVRLFVDVPFSEETGTQPAPADTDDIDAPALVALSATLEQCEHISRHIGLALEVEDTIPEAYVLEVSTPGLTRLFFSLDQMRHYIGDVVEARLLRAVAINEDAPEGPNPSHGGPRRLWRGALLSVEENAFTLAPATISPEGEVTPENLPPVSIPWDAVRRASRMYIFRQPQKPGKGRAKAPAAKTATKPRKEKKTKSSGSEENQ